One window of the Thermomicrobiales bacterium genome contains the following:
- a CDS encoding nuclear transport factor 2 family protein — MRRTMANSLLFSFLTGATLWTLVQSADLRSPQPIDAGSPLAVSKVRAYYLAVQSYVETGDMSGIRAVVHPSLLAGAPSDAGEHDLLLYLRGLRTAFPALRFAVEELTASNEIVVARISLDYGTVPESPFAPLTLAPARQQIDTFRVVDGSITEWSSTGAASGLVASDGGSDYMLEIHEPRRLVVARISFAAGSTGHVAIQAPALLIPERGSVQFRDTGLAVVSTLANPEERNPSLDGTFTVGIDESIRIPRGHIVLSAATSEAVSLIAVLFVPLVFTPPDHEVHAPYPPAEQLLGHGTSGLIGPGISIELLERADTAIKGTIQLVAGVALLEPGGGIVIQENLESVVVLPRRGSVAETWNAAAHHQGLLNVGKVVASAWIVGVQGVMLECVFGEINPHGVDPSSPMRLTC; from the coding sequence ATGCGACGAACCATGGCCAACTCGCTCTTGTTCTCGTTCTTGACCGGCGCCACGCTTTGGACCCTGGTGCAATCTGCCGACTTGCGCAGCCCGCAGCCGATCGACGCGGGTTCCCCGCTCGCGGTGTCGAAAGTGCGCGCCTACTACCTTGCGGTACAGAGCTACGTCGAAACCGGCGACATGTCCGGCATCCGCGCGGTCGTCCACCCGAGCTTGCTCGCTGGTGCGCCGTCCGACGCCGGCGAGCATGATCTTCTGCTCTATCTGCGTGGGCTTCGGACGGCGTTCCCCGCGCTGCGATTCGCGGTCGAAGAACTGACTGCCAGCAACGAAATCGTTGTCGCCCGGATCTCACTCGACTACGGAACGGTTCCGGAGTCTCCCTTTGCCCCATTGACGCTTGCGCCAGCGCGGCAGCAGATCGATACCTTCCGCGTTGTCGATGGAAGCATTACGGAGTGGAGCTCCACGGGCGCCGCCTCAGGACTCGTTGCATCTGACGGTGGGTCCGACTACATGCTCGAGATTCATGAGCCGCGCAGACTGGTCGTGGCGCGTATCTCGTTTGCGGCGGGGAGCACCGGGCATGTTGCCATCCAGGCCCCTGCTCTCCTGATTCCCGAACGAGGGAGCGTGCAGTTCCGGGACACCGGCCTGGCGGTCGTTTCGACGCTCGCCAATCCAGAGGAGCGCAACCCGTCACTGGACGGCACATTCACGGTAGGTATCGACGAATCGATCCGTATTCCCCGGGGACACATCGTATTGAGCGCGGCGACATCGGAAGCGGTCTCGCTCATAGCAGTCTTGTTCGTTCCGCTCGTGTTCACACCGCCCGACCATGAGGTTCATGCGCCGTACCCCCCTGCCGAGCAGCTTCTGGGCCACGGAACGAGTGGCCTCATCGGTCCCGGAATCTCGATCGAGCTGCTCGAACGGGCTGACACAGCGATAAAGGGGACTATTCAGCTCGTCGCCGGAGTTGCGCTGCTGGAGCCTGGCGGCGGGATCGTCATACAGGAGAACCTGGAATCCGTCGTCGTTCTGCCACGACGGGGTTCGGTCGCAGAAACGTGGAACGCCGCCGCTCACCATCAGGGATTGCTCAATGTAGGCAAGGTGGTGGCATCGGCCTGGATCGTTGGAGTGCAGGGCGTGATGCTCGAGTGCGTTTTTGGCGAAATCAATCCACATGGCGTCGATCCGTCCTCTCCCATGCGACTCACATGCTGA